From the genome of Zalophus californianus isolate mZalCal1 chromosome 5, mZalCal1.pri.v2, whole genome shotgun sequence:
TAGACTTGCTACTCCCCCATACCGGCATTAGTCAAGGAGGCTTCTCACACCCCGAACTTATAGGAGAAATCGacccgctttctctctctcccctgccctgacTGTTCTCCTGCCCGGGGGAGCGGGTGGGACCAGAACGAAAAGTCCTAAGCACTCTTTAGATGTCGCAGAGAAATGTTTAAGGGATTTGCGCGCTCAAGCTGCGGGGTAAATGGCCCGCGGGCTGATTTATGGCGCGTTACCGCGCGACGCGATTCCCCAAGACAGCGAGAATATTTTACACCACGCTAATATAAACAGGCGGCCGGCCGGGTCCTTTTTATGGAGTTCCTGTAATTACCCGGGCCCTGACAGGTCCTTGATTTACGGCCCTATTTAGATAAGGGGTCCGGTGCGGGGATTGCCGGTGGCGTCAAGGTCACGGGACGCGGCGGGAGAAGGGTTTGCGGTAGGCGCCGCGGCGCGGGCTCTCGGGCCTTCCAGTCCTGGAGTGTGGGGTCCgggagggagtgaggggaggagTGGGGCAAGGGCAGGAGAAGGACCCCAGGGCCCAGGCCGAAGTCACTCTGGAGCGTCTAAGTGCAGCCAGTCCACTGCACAGACGGGGGCACTGAGTCTTGGAGGGGCCGGAACTACCCCAGATCAGACAGCCAATGAAATGCAGGTGGGTGGGATCCGGAAGGAATTCAGGTCTCTGGCAACATGACCCCCCACACCTGGCAGTGCTCGGTCTCTCTCACCTCCAGCCTTATGGCAGTGGGGTTCTGTAGCGTAGGTAGttggggaaagaggaaaattCCAGTGCGGTCAGAAACAGGCTTGGTCAGATCGGGACACAGCACTTCAAGCAGAGACCAGTGGCCTGGACCCCCTCCCTATCCAGGGCTATGCAGTCGTGTGGACGCCCGAAACTCCATTTCTTCCCCTGTTAGATTAATTCCCAAACCAGAGCCACCGTTTATCCATCCAGGTTTACGGTTATTTTGCTAAGAGCTTCACCtatattatttcaattaatcTTAAACTAGCACTCTGGGCGGGTGTTACTGTGTCCcagtttacagaggaggaaactgaggatctTAAGGTTTACACAAGGAGGGGTGACAGTGCCCGGATTTCAACCCAGGTGCACCAGTTTCCACGGCCAGCCTCTCTGAAGCACTCCTTTACTACACTTTTTAAACCTCTTTGTGCTTAAGCTCTCAACCCTGTAAGATGGGGGAAGAGTTCTTGCCCGACCTCACTAGCACAATCGGAGGAAAAGGCGCGCATTTGCAAACGCCACGAGTGTCAGACCTTCAGCAGGAGCTATCTCGGTGAGCACTGCGGGGTACCGGAAGGGAGGCGGGGCCGGGGGAGTGTGGACCCGCGCGTAGGCCCCTCGGAGTCCCTAGCTTCTGACCCTTGGAGCGGAGCGCTAAGTCCTCGGAGAGAGCAACCAGGGTGGGGTCCTTGCAACAGTCCAGAGCTGGGAATTAAAACTCCAGACTATCAGTCCTATACTTCTTCTGaaattggggaaactgaggcccagagagggaaaggaacacGCGTCTTATATCTCAGCCGACAGCTGTGTTGGCCAAACTCCTGGGTTGCACACCATATAacctggggcagagagagagaacgtccTCACTGGGTCCCCACGGTCGCGTTTCGCTGCACTGCAAAGGCACCTGAGCCAGGCTGGAGTTAAAAGCACTTTGGGGTCTCCCAGAAGGCCTTAGCTGGAGTCTAGGCGCCTTGCGGTCTACGCAGGCGATCTCGGTGGCCTCCATCCTGCTGGAGGCTGCCAAACCCGAAGCTCCAGCGGGTCCCCTAGGGCTGCGTTCTCACTGCGGGCCCCGCTGGGCTGACAACTTGACTCCTTcgcaggcgggggtggggggtggagtgggggggggtgtggggaggagagcaGTGTTTTCTAAAGCCCAGATGACTAGGTGCACCCTGCTCTTTACCCACGAGAGGCTGCCAGGCATTCTCAGGGCCCTCAAGGGGACTCATCATCCAGTATTGATAATGCATTTCCTACCGCACTAAGCAGGCCggatatttggggggggggtgtggagggcTCTGAGGGATCTATGTAAGGTGGGGGAAATACTTTGGATGTGCGTGAGTGGGTGCTGGAACTGTGAATTTGTAGGGTAAGTGCCAGGATCCATAGGAGTGCTTGCCCTTGTGTGGGTACTGTGATAGTGTGCATCTGTTGCTCAACTCCGTTTTCAAGGCTGGTGAATGTGGCTGCCAATAGGTAAGACAGAATATATGTCAAAGTGTCTAAGGGTTTGCAATTTGGGTGACTGCGTGTAGTGCGCTAACATGCGAAAACGTCTACGTCGGAGCACCTGTGTGTACACGGTAGTGATTGTGGCTGTGTGCTTGGGTGTGTTTGTGGGACTGAAGACTTAGTTTCGACACTCAGAATACACGAAATGTATGGTGGCGTTTTCAGCAGTTTGTGCTGTGGAGACGATTGTGGGGAAttgtaagaaaatacaaattggtGAACCTGTGCACAACTGTGGGCAGAAGACTATGTGTAAAACCCTGCAGCTGTGTGATACTTTTGTAGAATCCGTGTGCCTCTACTGTATGATGGTATCTTTATGCATGCCTGCTTAGAGGGTGGGGAGTGGCTCATAGCTGTAACACAGCTGAGTTGGGATGTGTGCCCTGTGGGTGACAGAGACAATGCATACAATTCTAGGAATGCATGAATATTGAAATGCTGTGTGTCTCATGGGTGTAAATGTGTTACCGTGAGAATACCCATACTTCTGGGCATCTGTATAAGTAGATGGACTTTTGTGTACGCCAGTGATTTTTGTGAGCCTGTGTGCGCCTATATGTGCACGTGTCATGGTGAGCCCCCGTGTGCCGGCTGCGAGATGCTGCGGGTGGAGATCGCCCGGATTAGGGCAAACGCTGGGTGTGTGTTGAGGACTGAGGTCCCTCTCCACAGGGTAATTACAGCTTTCTACCCGCACACCCTCACTCAAGAGCGCCTCCAGGCCAGGGAGGCTCGGGACCCCGTGGAGCCGGGGCTGCACCGGGCGCCGGGAGCTCCCTCCCGGCGAGCCTCTGGCTCTGCGCTCGGCCCAACCCCAGCGCTGCTGGCGCCAGGCGCCCGGGAGAGCGACGGGTTTCCAGCCCGCCTCAGGCAGGAAACCAGgacctcccttccccccacccccacgcaccTCTAGGGCCCACAGCCCAGCCGAGCTCCCACAAGTGGAACCTGCTCAGAACTGTTTGTCTGCCTCTGTCCTGTAGTGTCCCCTCCTCTTTCCATTGATTCCCTTGTACAGGAGAGGAAGACCACATCTCCACTTGCTACCAACCCCAGGGATAATGGCTCATCGTCTCAGGGCCTCACCTCTCCTATCCCGACGAGGAGAGAGTTgacctttctccctctgcctctgtgctcctaAGTGTGCCAGGCACATCATGGGCGGTCAATAAACAATGTTGAATGACTGTGTAAAGGAATGAATTTGTCCTTTAAAAAGAGCAATCACATAtttatctcccccccccccccccgccggcctgAGCATCACTTTGGAGAGACAGGCatactccctctgccccacctagGGAAGGGGTTGGCTGGGGAGGGTTGGCTCGGATGGAGGGACTCAGGTATGAGGGCGTCAGCTGCGAAGCTACTTCAGTCGGAGAAGCAGCACCACCCTGGGATTTTCAGGTCCCAGTGAGAGTCCTGGGAAAGGCCCCCGAGGGGAGAACCCGACAGACCCAGAGAGGCCCTAGCTGGGAGGGGCAAGAGTGGAGGTCTGCACCGCCAGgatttctctctgctctcctgggtGGGGGATGCCAGCGTGGTAGTTCTCCGGCTGCACCAGCCTTGCGAATAGTGTGGAGGTCCTGGTCCCTTCTGTATGTGTTCACTGCCAAGCGCCGATTTCTCTTGCTGTGAGCCTTGGCGCTGGTGTGAACATTCTCAAGCAGGGATGACCTGGGCGGAGTGGCCCAACGTTGCTGTGCTTCGGGCCCTCCATCCGGCCTTTGGGCTGGATCAGGCGCCCGGGAGGCGAGAAGAGTGACTCCCAGGCCCTGGAGCCCGGAACAAATCAGTAAATGCCTGTGGGCTTGGAGCCTGacttcctccaccccctcccccacacaccaaGTCTTCTCCAGCCCTGGGCGGGCTGTGGGACCGTATAGATGCCTTGGGCAGAGTTGGCGGGTGCGCTACTGGGTTGCAAAGTACCGCTCAGGGCCCCCTCTGGTTGAGGCTGATGACTAGGGGCTGGGGGTGCTTCAGGGAGACGTTAGGGGTCTGTGCTGCCTCTGGCAGGGCCCTCTCGTCTTCTGACGCTGAGGGGAGTAGATGGAGCTCAGGACTGAGAAGGGCTAGAATTCCTATTCCGAATTCTGTACAGTCTAAAAACAAGACACtctttctctgagtctcagtttccctatcaGGAGAAATCAAGGGGTGGGCTCTAGGTGAAGGCCTTCTGTTCCCGGATGATTCTGGATTCCTTTCCCTGGGTccacagggaggagggggcagccaCCGTCTAGGGTGTTGACAGGCCTGTGCCTCAAGTAGGgagcccccgcctccccccagccaggaactgggggtggggaggcggagGCGGGGCCGCCTCCCTGTCCCCGCAGGCGGCCTAGAGTTGAGCGGTGCTGGCTAGCCCGAGCGTAAAACCAGGGACGGccaccccctttcctcctccccgccccctacCATTGGCTCCAGGGAGAGGTTGACATCCAAGCCGCGGCCTTATATAAGCCAGACCCTGAAGGGGAGGCCGCAGAAGGGTTAAATAGGTCTCCCGGCCTCGGCGTCCTAGCCCGCGAGAAGCCGGCGGGCTGCGCGCCTCTCTTCAGCCTTGCCCCACACTGCCCCAAAGCCGGCGTCCAGCACAGCGCCGCCCCGGAGCCCACGGGTGGCCCCGGCAGTCGTGGGGCGCATGGGGCGGCGCTAATCGCGCTGGCGGCGCAGGCCAGAGGCCGCTCCAACATGAACCTCGTGGGCAGCTACgcacaccatcaccaccatcaccaccatcaccacccacACCCAACGCACCCCATGCTCCACGAACCCTTCCTCTTCGGCCCGGCCTCGCGCTGTCACCAGGAGCGGCCCTACTTCCAGAGCTGGCTGCTGAGCCCCGCCGACGCTGCCCCAGACTTCCCCGCCGGCGGGCCACCGCCCACAGCGGCGGCGGCCACCGCAGTCTACGGTCCGGACGCCAGGCCGGGCCAGAGCCCCGGGCGGCTGGAGGCGCTCGGAGGCCGCCTGGGCCGGCGGAAAGCCTCAGGACCCAAGAAGGAGCGGAGGCGCACAGAGAGCATTAACAGCGCGTTCGCAGAGCTGCGCGAGTGCATCCCCAACGTGCCTGCGGACACCAAGCTCTCCAAGATCAAGACTCTGCGCCTGGCCACCAGCTACATCGCCTATCTGATGGACGTGCTGGCCAAGGACGCACAGGCCGGCGACCCCGAAGCCTTCAAGGCCGAACTCAAGAAGGCGGATGGCGGCCGCGAGAGCAAGCGGAAAAGGGAGCTGGTAAGTCCGGGGCCTGCGGGCTCCGGCCCAGGGTGAGGACTGGGTCAGCACCCGCAGGCCCAGTTCGCAGTGGAAGGAGTCTGCGTTGCCGTGTGTGAGATTTTGAGAGGCTGCGGGGAATTCTGAGGCTGTAGTGTGGGATTGTGTGGGTGGTGGGAGGCGGATTCATATTTGAGCTCATCTGTAATGTGGGACAGTCTTTGTAAAGCTGTGAATGAAGACCATCCTAAAAGGATCCCTTTTAAGGATCCTTTGGAAGATGCAGACCTGGGAAAATGCACATGTCTTATATTTTGCTTCCAATTTCAAGGGGGTCTGATCCATTCCTGGGCTTTCCTGGAATCCACATTAAGAATGCTGTAGAAGTGTTTAATTTGCCTTAGTGGGGGTTTATGCACGTGGGCTCAGTTACTATTTTCAAAGGGTTTTTGCTGAAGAGGCTAGGCTACTTCCATTGTTGTACAGATAGGGAAATTGAGACCCAGAACGGGACTGGGAGGTAGAGGCCACATACTGAGGAGTCAGAGGTGGAACTGGGGTAAAACAAGTCAGGTCTTCTACTCCCAGTCTAGAGCGGGTCCCCTGCTCCACTGGCCACGAGCTAGTTCTCTAGGGCGAACTTGACCGTTTTGTGTGTAAACTCTGACAAGCAAGAGGCACGGGTATCCCCCACTGCTTTTGGCTTTGGAGATCGCAATCCCTACTCGACCTTTCTCGATCCTCTCCAGGGAGGGCAACACTTTCTGGAGGGCGGTGCCGctggcccagggctctgggacCTCTGAGGGCAGTGATTTCCAGGCTAGCGAACTCCTTTCTCTAAATTGGTTTGTACAGGCCCGCCGTACAAAGTTTGGAGCCAGCCAGAATGCCCTGCCAGGTTTTCTTTGACTCGCAGGGGCTGTGGTAAACTAGGGAAAGCTCTCCTGGGGAGACTGGGAAAGACTGATAGGCATCAGGTCTCTAAACTGCCactggggtggaggagaggcaggCCGGGGCGATGCCTGGTTGCAAGGAGTTTGGGGGCATATCCCCACCCACTGCTCATCTACACCTCTTGCAAGTAGCACCGCTTGGTTCGTGCTAAGAGCCGGCAAGGAGGATAGTGGGCCAGGCCGACTCGTTCCTCCTTCACCTAGCCATCTGAGACTCCCAGCAtgccagcagggacccaacccCGCAACTAAGCCCGACGCTAAACCAGGTTGGAAAGCGGGTGGGACTTGTGGTGGGGGAAGCAGGTCTGAGAGCGGGAAAACTGTTGATTCCCACCCTTCCCATTCCAACCCCGGTGGTCATCCTTTGGCGCCATAAAGCCCAAACTACGCGCACCAATTTCAGGAGGAACAGAAAATTCTCATTACCATACTTCCAGAAGCTGCCCAGCCCATCCTGGCCCCCAGAAACTCTGGCGCATAAAGGCAAATTTATGAGCCTGTTTGCCAATTTCGCAAACAGAAATCTGTCACTTATTGAAAGGCGCCCAGTTACTGCTCCCAAAATCTTTTCCCCACCCCAACTCAATGCCCGGGCGATAGGAGCAGAAAAATTTAAACCTGTCTCTCGCCTCTTTTCTTGTGTGTCCTCTGGCAGCAGCAACACGAAGcctttcctcctgccctgggcccaggCGAGAAGAGGATTAAAGGGCGCACAGGCTGGCCGCAGCAAGTCTGGGCGCTGGAGTTAAACCAGTGAGCTGAGGCCGCGCCGAGGACCCCGCCACGGCTGCCCGACCCCGGAGCCCCGGGAGGAGAGGAAGGCGGCAGCGAGGGCCAGGCTCTGGGTGCCAGGGGCTTATAGGGGCGCATCCCGCAGAGCCTCGGCTGCGAGCTGGCAGGTCGCCGGCTGCAACAACACACTTGGATCGCACGTGCAATGtcatttgaaattgtttttaatacattaagagaaagagaaatatatatatatccaccccccccccaaactgaGAGGGCGGCTCTTGGCTGCACAATGCGGGAGAGAGGGACTGTGGGACTCCAGCGCCCTAAAACGCACCCTTCCAACCCTTCTGGGGCGAATTTAGAACCCCCGATGCTTTCTCCACTTTGCCTACTGGCTCTTTTTCTCATCCTCCTGTCCGCTTTGCGGCAAATCCCCCGGGCGCTCTCTTCCCAAATTAAAATGCAATAAGAGGAATCAATAGTTTTCTGCCAGGCAAAGAGAACCAAACCAGGAAGATGGAGggctgtcttttgtttttctccctcaagcagtggtgttttattttattttattgtcgcTGCACTTCCTATTCAGTTCCAAGGGAAAcgctttctctccttccctcctttccctccttccttctttcctgccttccttccttcctctctccctctcccttcttccttccttccttccttccttccttccttccttcgtaaataaaaacttttctctATGTTGAaaagtttttatgtatttaaactaCCTACCATGCCTGCTGCGCTCAGGTGTTTGTTTATCCCCCATCCCTACCCTTTTTCTACCTCAAATCTATAAGACCACTCACCGCCCCCTCCCTTTGCCAAAGCAGTATCTATGCTCTTGACTAATAAAAGATTTTCTGAAATCAGAGGCAGCCTGTGTGATGTCTTGGTGGGTATATCCACTGGCCCCATCATTTCTGCTAGGTGGAGAACCTTCTGTTCTGACTTCTGTTTTGATAAATGTTCAGACCAAATTGCAACTCAAGTCGGGAAAGGGGGTAAAGGATTTATTCGTGGGACAAAGAACAAAGTTTTTAGAATATAATGGCTGGCCAGGATAACTTTAGTGAACCCACAGACAGGAAAACTGGAAACGAATTAGACCCAGCGAGGGCAGGCTAGGTTTTATATGGGTCAGCATTTGAGCTTGTGTGTGGGTTAGTATGGTGTCTGCAGGCGGTGTTTTGGGGTTATTGGGAAGGGGGTTTGTCACACAAATAAAGGGCATCCGAGGGCATTGCACCTCGGAGGAGCGGATGCGCTGGGGATTTTGTTCATGTACGTGAGATTCCTGATCTTATAGATGTGTGCGTAGTGGTACAGGAACTCACACGGAGCCCCGCAactgtgtggggggaggggaataatAAGCACAGGGTGTGCCTAGCACAGCTCCCTGCATGCAGTAAGAGCTCGACAGATCATAGCGGCTATTACTTTATCCTTGACTAAAATAAGCTCGTGAGTGCTTATGGTTACATTGAGACAGGTTTCTTTCCAGCAACAAAGCACTAAACAGATATTTGTGAGAGAGCATGTGGATTTGTGCAAAGCGATGGACTGTGTGTGCTTGCTCGTTCGGGCACTTGTGCAGGACAGCTGGTTTCTGTGCCCCCACGGGCACACCCAGACTGGGTGTAGGAGCGAATAAAAGCGGATGCATTTGCCAAGGCGAGGATGCGTGGAAGGCTAAAGTGGGGCAGGCAAACGCTGGCGATTACGTATTCCTAAATAACAGTGTACAGACAACTAGC
Proteins encoded in this window:
- the HAND1 gene encoding heart- and neural crest derivatives-expressed protein 1 isoform X1, which translates into the protein MNLVGSYAHHHHHHHHHHPHPTHPMLHEPFLFGPASRCHQERPYFQSWLLSPADAAPDFPAGGPPPTAAAATAVYGPDARPGQSPGRLEALGGRLGRRKASGPKKERRRTESINSAFAELRECIPNVPADTKLSKIKTLRLATSYIAYLMDVLAKDAQAGDPEAFKAELKKADGGRESKRKRELEPPNKTIFSW
- the HAND1 gene encoding heart- and neural crest derivatives-expressed protein 1 isoform X2 — its product is MNLVGSYAHHHHHHHHHHPHPTHPMLHEPFLFGPASRCHQERPYFQSWLLSPADAAPDFPAGGPPPTAAAATAVYGPDARPGQSPGRLEALGGRLGRRKASGPKKERRRTESINSAFAELRECIPNVPADTKLSKIKTLRLATSYIAYLMDVLAKDAQAGDPEAFKAELKKADGGRESKRKRELQQHEAFPPALGPGEKRIKGRTGWPQQVWALELNQ